In Edaphobacter paludis, a single window of DNA contains:
- the glyA gene encoding serine hydroxymethyltransferase — MPIDFNASLAAADPDISAQIEHEVVRQHEGLEMIASENFVSRAVLEAAGTVFTNKYAEGYPGKRYYGGCEYADVVENIARDRAKQLFGAEHANVQPHSGSQANAAAYMSILTPGDCILGLDLAHGGHLTHGHKLNFSGKLYRVVGYQVRKDTETVDYDELEAVAVREKPKMIIGGGSAYPRQFDFARMRAIADKVGAFFVVDMAHFAGLVAGGVHPSPVPHAHIVTTTTHKTLRGPRAGMVLCRQEFAANVDRSVFPGQQGGPLMHIVAAKAVAFKEALQPEFAVYAKQVVANAKVLAEALAGEGYRIISGGTDTHLMLVDVFQKGILGSEAENALGAAGITVNKNAIPYDTNPPMKPSGIRIGTPALTTRGMKEADMRVIAGWIAEALEHRSDEAKLAKIRGQVGELANKFPLYGWLRNA; from the coding sequence ATGCCCATTGATTTCAATGCATCCCTTGCCGCCGCGGACCCCGATATCTCCGCGCAGATTGAGCACGAGGTCGTCCGCCAGCACGAAGGGCTGGAGATGATCGCTTCGGAAAATTTTGTGAGCCGCGCGGTACTGGAGGCGGCAGGCACAGTTTTCACGAACAAGTACGCCGAGGGTTATCCCGGCAAGCGCTACTACGGCGGCTGCGAGTACGCCGACGTTGTAGAAAACATTGCGCGAGACCGGGCCAAGCAGCTCTTCGGCGCCGAGCACGCGAACGTGCAGCCGCACTCCGGCTCACAGGCAAACGCGGCAGCTTATATGTCGATCCTGACACCCGGCGACTGCATTCTTGGGCTGGATCTTGCTCATGGCGGCCACCTTACGCATGGGCACAAGCTGAATTTTTCGGGCAAGCTCTATCGCGTCGTCGGCTACCAGGTGCGCAAGGACACGGAGACGGTCGACTATGACGAGCTTGAGGCCGTCGCGGTGCGCGAGAAGCCTAAGATGATCATCGGTGGCGGCAGCGCCTATCCGCGGCAGTTCGATTTTGCGCGGATGCGAGCGATTGCGGACAAAGTGGGCGCCTTCTTTGTTGTCGACATGGCGCACTTTGCCGGGCTGGTGGCAGGCGGAGTTCATCCTTCGCCGGTACCGCACGCGCACATCGTCACAACGACGACCCACAAAACGCTGCGCGGGCCTCGCGCCGGAATGGTTCTGTGCCGCCAGGAGTTTGCCGCAAATGTGGACCGCAGCGTATTTCCAGGGCAGCAGGGTGGACCGTTGATGCATATCGTCGCGGCAAAGGCGGTGGCCTTCAAGGAGGCGCTGCAACCGGAGTTCGCTGTCTATGCGAAGCAGGTGGTAGCCAATGCGAAGGTGCTAGCTGAGGCTCTCGCGGGCGAAGGCTACAGAATTATCTCCGGCGGAACGGACACGCACTTGATGCTCGTCGATGTCTTCCAGAAGGGGATTCTGGGTTCGGAGGCGGAGAATGCACTGGGCGCGGCTGGCATTACCGTGAACAAGAACGCGATCCCTTACGATACGAATCCGCCGATGAAGCCGAGCGGCATACGCATCGGCACGCCTGCATTGACCACGCGGGGCATGAAGGAAGCCGATATGCGTGTCATTGCCGGTTGGATTGCCGAGGCGCTGGAGCATCGTAGCGATGAGGCGAAGCTGGCGAAGATACGCGGACAGGTAGGCGAGCTGGCCAATAAATTCCCGCTGTATGGCTGGCTGCGTAACGCCTGA
- a CDS encoding alpha/beta hydrolase family protein, producing MPQSLYAKWMYDWEYALTTRDTNRIVRPVEWGFDWLGDFSQIAATAAATEQAASTDALAQMIAVNQDIVARADEFFGYETPNDFRLEARHPQLFPTNVRPETLAQDAELKRKADAGELPAADFLRFTSAVRTRYPENDVVNARWYPAAAEKQVGKPKQAIIVMPQWNADAFSHNALCTLFNRFGISALRLSKPYHDVRRPAELERSDYAVSSNIGRTIEACRQAVVDIRSCLDWLESQGYEQFGVLGTSLGSCYAFIAAAHDARLKVCAFNHASTWFGDVVWTGQSTRHIREAFEQAGLTQDQTRQIFTGISPMSYMERFAANPKRVLVVHATYDLTFLREFSLDVLANFERHGVDYVSKVLPCGHYTTGETPYKYIDGWYLGSFIYNSFKRLAQQGR from the coding sequence ATGCCGCAAAGTCTCTACGCGAAGTGGATGTACGACTGGGAATACGCGCTCACCACTCGCGACACGAACCGTATCGTCAGGCCGGTGGAATGGGGCTTCGACTGGCTGGGGGACTTCAGCCAGATCGCCGCGACCGCCGCCGCGACAGAGCAGGCCGCCAGTACGGACGCCCTCGCGCAGATGATCGCGGTCAACCAGGACATCGTTGCTCGCGCCGATGAGTTCTTCGGCTACGAAACGCCAAACGATTTTCGTCTTGAGGCGCGCCATCCCCAGCTATTTCCCACGAACGTGCGACCGGAGACGCTGGCGCAGGACGCGGAGCTGAAGCGCAAAGCTGATGCCGGAGAGTTGCCAGCAGCTGATTTTTTGCGCTTCACCTCAGCGGTTCGCACACGCTATCCAGAGAACGATGTAGTCAATGCGCGCTGGTATCCGGCGGCGGCGGAAAAACAGGTGGGCAAGCCGAAGCAGGCCATCATCGTCATGCCGCAGTGGAATGCGGACGCCTTCAGCCACAATGCACTTTGCACGCTCTTCAACCGCTTCGGCATCTCGGCGCTGCGACTCTCCAAGCCCTATCATGACGTCCGCCGCCCAGCCGAACTGGAGCGATCGGACTACGCTGTCAGCTCGAATATCGGAAGAACGATTGAGGCCTGCCGACAGGCGGTGGTGGATATTCGAAGCTGTCTCGATTGGCTGGAATCACAGGGTTATGAGCAGTTTGGCGTGCTTGGCACAAGTCTTGGGAGTTGCTATGCGTTTATCGCGGCAGCGCACGATGCCCGGCTGAAGGTGTGCGCGTTCAATCACGCCTCCACCTGGTTCGGCGATGTGGTTTGGACCGGGCAAAGTACAAGGCACATTCGCGAAGCCTTTGAGCAGGCAGGGTTGACGCAGGACCAGACGCGGCAGATTTTTACCGGCATCAGCCCCATGTCATACATGGAGCGCTTCGCGGCCAACCCGAAGCGTGTTCTGGTTGTCCACGCGACGTATGACCTGACGTTTCTGCGGGAGTTTTCCCTCGATGTGCTGGCGAACTTCGAACGCCACGGCGTGGATTACGTCTCGAAGGTGCTACCCTGCGGCCACTACACCACGGGCGAGACGCCCTATAAATATATCGATGGCTGGTATCTGGGGTCCTTTATCTATAACTCGTTCAAGCGGCTGGCTCAACAGGGCCGCTGA
- a CDS encoding SGNH/GDSL hydrolase family protein: protein MVWKLRRWTLVGMLLAVMTVSAAAQIATTSVTDTVYRADGTAATGTVLVSWQAFTTALGQSVPSGSASATIASGGVMSIALVPNAGATPMGSYYTAVYHLDDGTVSREFWVVPASQTPVQVSAIKNSVLPTSVAMQTVSKSYVDTAIATAVAGHPLDSTNPYVLKSGDTMAGPLVLPGDPVTATQAADKHYVDASIAGVAGGLGQKVSELPAGSQIISQPVGTNLDVNKLNGVVYASQYVNGQGNNGIANSLASSDCANGCDINIEPSYASTENYTPSTWNSSIGGGTHIGDQRNGARRDSYFNPVNMLGPGLDAGQVLDVQSTRSAASVFQNERAEEPSSFGLMISHEGLTGGSNLFPASIESTPYFKSNYAALSVTGTYNTMGQHVLAPKQINCFGVGDCLIGSQFILASGGFRDEADEGAHPMDLQIQEDTRVFQGTCSSGCTTGSTTVAVAVTSSPGTQGEGRYLIDKNPADVMTAGSLTSGTPTVAGTPGATASFSGTNFPVSVFFETAQMIPSQANNVAPGTVTVTLATSGVVAGFATNTSVAPSQSGVACVVDQPFSTAPHNYEMGNYTVIDGTHLQMTLNKPHRAGATIAMGGLCGYGLEQTVDTANGIRQVFPVIGSYSPTGLYYAGGLTTIVGISGLTSGFLNLSASIASITRNNNVVTVTTAGNLPVDVNKLTLTVSGVADSSYNGSFPVTTTGANTLTYANAGANSTSTGGTVAILTGGYALYPMAEVLGVFDAATKTIDGQLTLAPNTVPWAVNDPVEEPHYYQEKVAADATYVGQTMPRPLLSQEAGIQYQLGAGPGLSGWSISNMVPVSNYLGNGGTHTMPFAAYLAKGIWQTTMDAQAGDSSVFAIHCNSHGCGRWNSIYNLFQLDSAASVDTISFQPLTSALTMTLRGTSYGFTPQALTAGTVNATTVNATTLNGTVNAMQVSGTLGASQLPVFGASGSGHAAGAVPDPGAAAGSTRYLREDGTWAAVSGANSGMAGQLSANLLARYALTDGSGAPQDTSGNGNNATLPGGTANPAWTSQGISCNGTSQYFGATGTKTARTFVWASTLTPQLNAALPAGAQFVSAFGVPDLSVVFGGSYYGHHPAVAHAGTYGDMSNDTLQGTHTFALTLGTNSSTDPNVFYIDGMPTTYISSRAAAAALATADYQVCGMNSGYSTYFGGNFYYFEAFSDEKTPTQIQQETAAVTQVVKSRGVAYNTVPSAATKDLYIAVGDSLTNGEGVNPSSQYIAPTDSFDVLNYGLGNSDSDDLFELFDAREAPLYRHNAGRNVIRLWVGTNDVSTRGRTPQQALDGIRAYCRKAKAVGFQTIVSDMISRTGNDNNMLALDTLLTTQDTGCDLMLDLASDARIGAVGANTNASYFQSDNTHLNQAGQQNIVAPAETRAINLLSHLKGTQTSPTVTAAIYTMADYDLYLPVSPAANSVAVTLPDCNYFTGMTHSIKNVQTTGANAVTVVPAVGQLVDGSGSAVAIANGATLVLRPVVLNRTTAGCSWLKVSNN, encoded by the coding sequence ATGGTTTGGAAGCTTAGACGATGGACGTTGGTGGGGATGCTGCTGGCGGTGATGACTGTGAGTGCAGCCGCGCAGATTGCTACCACTTCGGTTACAGATACAGTTTACCGTGCGGATGGAACGGCGGCCACAGGCACAGTGCTTGTGAGTTGGCAGGCGTTTACGACTGCGTTGGGACAATCGGTGCCGAGTGGAAGCGCGTCTGCGACGATTGCAAGCGGTGGTGTGATGAGCATTGCGCTGGTTCCCAATGCCGGAGCTACGCCGATGGGGAGTTACTACACGGCGGTGTATCACCTGGATGACGGGACGGTGAGCCGTGAGTTCTGGGTGGTTCCGGCTAGCCAGACGCCGGTGCAGGTCAGCGCGATCAAAAATTCCGTGTTGCCGACTTCGGTGGCGATGCAGACCGTGAGCAAGAGCTACGTGGACACGGCGATTGCAACTGCGGTAGCGGGACATCCGCTGGATAGCACCAATCCGTATGTTTTGAAGAGCGGAGATACGATGGCGGGTCCGCTGGTGCTGCCCGGCGATCCCGTAACGGCTACGCAGGCCGCCGACAAGCATTATGTGGATGCGAGTATCGCCGGAGTTGCAGGTGGACTGGGGCAGAAGGTCTCGGAGTTGCCAGCCGGGTCGCAGATCATCTCTCAGCCCGTCGGCACAAATCTGGATGTTAACAAACTGAATGGCGTGGTCTATGCCAGCCAGTATGTGAACGGACAGGGAAACAACGGCATCGCAAATTCGCTGGCCAGTTCGGACTGTGCGAACGGCTGCGATATCAATATCGAACCGAGCTATGCTTCCACTGAAAACTACACGCCTTCAACATGGAACAGCAGTATCGGTGGCGGGACACATATTGGGGACCAAAGGAACGGTGCGCGACGAGATAGCTATTTCAATCCGGTAAACATGTTGGGGCCTGGCCTCGATGCGGGGCAGGTGCTGGATGTTCAATCGACACGGAGCGCGGCAAGCGTCTTTCAAAACGAACGAGCTGAAGAGCCCAGCTCCTTTGGACTGATGATTTCCCACGAGGGCCTTACTGGCGGGTCGAACCTGTTTCCAGCATCGATTGAGAGCACACCCTATTTCAAGAGCAATTACGCGGCACTGTCGGTGACGGGAACATACAACACGATGGGGCAGCATGTTCTTGCGCCGAAGCAGATCAACTGTTTCGGCGTTGGAGATTGCCTGATCGGCTCGCAATTTATTTTGGCTTCGGGCGGCTTTCGCGATGAGGCGGATGAGGGAGCGCACCCGATGGACCTGCAGATACAGGAAGATACGCGGGTGTTTCAGGGCACATGCAGCTCGGGTTGCACGACGGGATCGACGACGGTTGCGGTGGCAGTGACCTCTTCGCCGGGCACGCAGGGAGAAGGACGATACCTGATCGACAAGAATCCGGCGGATGTCATGACGGCGGGATCTCTGACGAGCGGAACTCCGACAGTGGCGGGGACGCCGGGAGCCACGGCGAGCTTTAGCGGAACGAACTTTCCGGTGAGCGTCTTCTTTGAGACGGCGCAAATGATTCCATCGCAGGCGAACAACGTCGCTCCGGGAACGGTGACCGTAACGCTGGCGACGAGCGGCGTAGTTGCGGGTTTTGCGACGAATACGTCGGTGGCCCCCAGTCAGAGCGGCGTGGCCTGTGTCGTGGACCAGCCGTTCAGCACCGCTCCCCACAACTACGAGATGGGGAACTACACGGTGATCGATGGCACACATCTGCAGATGACACTGAACAAACCGCACCGCGCCGGGGCGACGATTGCGATGGGCGGGCTATGCGGCTATGGGCTGGAGCAGACGGTGGATACGGCCAATGGTATTCGACAGGTGTTCCCTGTGATTGGGTCCTACTCGCCGACTGGCCTCTATTATGCCGGTGGGTTGACGACGATTGTAGGCATCAGCGGCCTCACCAGCGGTTTTTTGAATCTGAGCGCCTCGATTGCCTCGATCACGCGCAACAACAATGTAGTAACGGTAACGACGGCGGGAAATCTGCCGGTCGATGTGAATAAGCTGACGCTGACGGTCTCCGGAGTGGCGGACTCGAGCTACAACGGCAGTTTCCCGGTGACAACGACCGGAGCGAACACGTTGACCTATGCCAATGCAGGCGCAAACAGCACCAGCACCGGAGGCACGGTGGCTATACTGACTGGCGGCTATGCCCTCTATCCCATGGCGGAGGTGCTGGGCGTATTCGATGCAGCGACCAAGACGATAGACGGACAACTGACATTGGCGCCGAACACGGTGCCCTGGGCGGTGAACGATCCGGTAGAAGAGCCGCATTACTACCAGGAGAAGGTAGCTGCCGACGCTACCTATGTGGGGCAGACGATGCCGCGACCGCTACTCAGTCAGGAAGCCGGGATTCAATATCAGTTGGGGGCCGGGCCCGGATTGTCGGGTTGGTCGATCAGCAATATGGTGCCGGTCTCGAACTACCTGGGCAACGGAGGAACCCATACGATGCCTTTTGCGGCCTATCTAGCGAAGGGCATCTGGCAGACGACCATGGATGCACAGGCTGGGGACAGCAGCGTATTCGCAATCCACTGCAACTCGCATGGCTGCGGAAGGTGGAACTCGATCTACAACCTGTTTCAACTGGACAGCGCTGCCAGCGTCGACACCATCAGCTTTCAGCCGTTGACCAGCGCGTTGACGATGACGCTGCGCGGGACGAGCTATGGATTCACGCCACAGGCATTGACCGCGGGAACCGTGAATGCGACGACCGTGAATGCAACGACGCTGAATGGAACCGTAAATGCGATGCAGGTAAGCGGAACCCTCGGTGCTTCACAGTTGCCGGTATTCGGAGCCTCCGGTAGCGGGCACGCGGCGGGCGCGGTGCCTGACCCTGGCGCTGCGGCAGGGTCGACGCGCTATCTGCGGGAGGATGGAACCTGGGCGGCTGTGAGCGGGGCCAACAGCGGCATGGCTGGCCAGCTCTCGGCCAATCTGCTCGCGCGCTATGCGCTGACCGATGGCAGCGGAGCGCCACAGGATACAAGTGGCAACGGCAACAACGCAACGCTTCCGGGCGGAACGGCGAACCCGGCGTGGACGTCGCAGGGAATCTCCTGCAATGGCACTTCGCAGTACTTCGGCGCGACTGGCACCAAGACAGCAAGGACGTTCGTATGGGCATCGACGTTGACTCCGCAGCTCAATGCGGCTCTCCCGGCAGGGGCGCAGTTTGTCTCGGCGTTTGGTGTGCCGGACCTGAGTGTTGTGTTTGGCGGCAGCTACTATGGGCATCATCCGGCAGTAGCCCATGCCGGAACCTACGGCGATATGAGTAACGACACGCTGCAGGGCACGCACACCTTTGCCCTGACGTTGGGAACGAATAGTTCTACGGACCCCAATGTGTTCTATATCGACGGCATGCCGACTACTTATATCTCCTCTCGTGCGGCGGCTGCGGCACTGGCCACCGCAGACTACCAGGTATGCGGAATGAATTCCGGGTACTCCACTTATTTCGGCGGAAATTTTTATTACTTTGAAGCGTTCTCCGACGAGAAGACACCAACGCAGATTCAGCAGGAGACCGCCGCGGTGACGCAGGTGGTCAAGAGTCGCGGGGTTGCGTACAACACCGTTCCCAGCGCCGCGACCAAGGATCTGTATATCGCCGTGGGCGATTCGCTGACGAACGGTGAAGGGGTCAATCCTTCAAGCCAGTACATCGCGCCAACGGACTCGTTCGACGTGCTGAACTATGGGCTGGGTAACTCCGATAGCGATGACCTGTTCGAGCTGTTCGATGCCCGGGAGGCGCCGCTGTACCGGCACAACGCGGGCAGGAACGTGATCCGGCTGTGGGTGGGAACCAACGATGTGAGTACGCGAGGCAGAACGCCGCAACAGGCGCTCGACGGCATTCGCGCGTATTGCAGAAAGGCGAAGGCAGTAGGATTTCAGACCATCGTCTCGGACATGATTAGCCGGACGGGTAACGACAACAATATGCTGGCGCTGGATACATTGCTGACAACGCAGGATACAGGATGCGACCTGATGCTCGACCTGGCATCGGATGCACGCATTGGAGCGGTGGGCGCGAATACAAACGCGTCTTACTTCCAGAGCGATAACACTCATCTGAACCAGGCTGGCCAACAGAACATCGTTGCACCGGCGGAGACGCGGGCAATCAACCTGCTGTCCCATCTGAAGGGAACGCAGACCAGCCCAACGGTGACGGCGGCAATCTACACGATGGCGGACTATGACCTGTATCTTCCGGTAAGTCCTGCGGCGAACTCTGTCGCGGTAACGCTGCCGGACTGCAACTACTTTACCGGCATGACGCACTCGATCAAGAACGTACAGACGACGGGCGCTAATGCGGTTACGGTGGTTCCGGCAGTAGGCCAGTTGGTCGACGGGTCAGGATCTGCCGTGGCAATTGCGAACGGAGCGACGCTGGTTCTGCGGCCGGTGGTGCTGAATCGTACGACTGCGGGGTGCAGTTGGCTGAAGGTCAGCAATAACTAA